One window from the genome of Camelus bactrianus isolate YW-2024 breed Bactrian camel chromosome 4, ASM4877302v1, whole genome shotgun sequence encodes:
- the LOC105067418 gene encoding protein NipSnap homolog 3A, which yields MLALRRSLTRAVAARTLAPQMCSSFATGPRQHDGTFYEFHTYCFKPSKIDEFLEILKKNIHLRTAYSELVGFWRVEFGGRTNKVFHIWKYDSFAHRSEVQKALAKDKEWQEQYVIPNLALTDEQEFEITYLVPWCKLEKPPKEGVYELVTFQMKPGGPALWGDALKRAVNAHVELGYSKLVGVFHTEYGALNRVHVLWWNESADSRPAGRHLSHEDPRVVAAVRESVNYLVSQQNMLLIPTSYSPLK from the exons ATGCTTGCCCTCCGAAGGAGCCTGACTAGAGCTGTGGCCGCGCGGACGCTCGCGCCTCAG aTGTGCTCATCTTTTGCTACGGGCCCCAGACAACACGATGGAACGTTCTATGAATTTCACACCTATTGCTTTAAACCTTCAAAGATTGATGAATTTCTGGAAATTCTTAAGAAAAACATACATCTTAGGACGGCTTACTCTGAATTGGTTGGATTCTGGAGGGTAGAATTTGGAGGCAGAACGAATAAAGTGTTTCACATTTGGAAGTATG ACAGTTTTGCTCATAGATCTGAAGTTCAGAAAGCCTTGGCCAAAGATAAGGAATGGCAGGAACAATATGTCATTCCAAATTTGGCTCTCACAGATGAACAGGAGTTTGAAATTACTTACCTGGTGCCATGGTGCAAATTAGAAAAACCTCCCAAAGAAG GAGTCTATGAGCTGGTTACTTTTCAGATGAAACCAGGGGGGCCAGCTCTGTGGGGTGACGCTTTAAAAAGGGCAGTTAATGCCCATGTGGAGCTAGGCTACTCAAAACTGGTTGGAGTTTTCCACACAGAATATGGAGCACTCAACAGAG TTCATGTTCTTTGGTGGAATGAGAGTGCCGATAGTCGCCCAGCTGGGAGACATTTGTCTCACGAGGATCCCAGAGTTGTGGCAGCTG TTCGGGAAAGTGTCAATTACCTAGTATCTCAGCAAAATATGCTTCTGATTCCTACGTCATATTCACCACTGAAATAG